The nucleotide sequence TGTGGCTCTCCGCCGCCGCCGAGCAGACCGAGGCGTCGTGGCGGTCGGTGGACCGGCTGGCCAGATCCCTGGGCGCCGACGACCCGCGCACGCTGGAGCAGCGGCGGGTCGACCTGGCCCACCAACTCTTGCAGGGCACGGTGTCGATCACCGACCTGGCCGCGGTCCGAGAGGCCGTCTGCCAGGTCCTCGCCGCCGGAGCAAACGCCACAGTCGGTGCGGGCACGACAGCCGGTGCAGCCGGCGGAGACGGTGCAGCCGGTGTAGGTGCTGGAGGCGGTGCAGGTGCTGGAGGTGGCGCAGCCCGGCCGGCCGGTGCCGGACCGGTTGACGGTGCCACAACCAGCTGGGCTCGCGGGGCCATCGGATCCCGTGGGGTTAACGGATCCTGTGGGGCCACCGGGGGAACCCGGGAAGCCGGCGTCGCCGATACTGCCGCGTCGGCGGGTCTGTCGCCCGAGGCGCTGGCCGAGGTGGTCGCTCAGGTGTTGGCGGCCAGGGCGGATCCGGTGGCGGCAATCGGGCGCAAGCCGCTGATCCAGGTCGTCGTCTCGCTCGACACACTGCTCGGCGACGACCGCCCGGCCGAACTGGTCGGACACGGACCGATCCCGGCAACCACAGCCCGGGCACTGGCCGCCGGCGGCGTATGGGCCCGACTGGTCGTGGACCCGCTCTCGGGAGAGGTCCGCGACCGCGGACGCAGCACCTACGCCCCACCCGATGACCTGGCCGATCTGGTGCGAGCCCGCGACGGCATCTGCCGCGGACCGTTGTGCAGCAGACCGATCCGCGATCTCGACCACCTCGTCCCCTGGGCCGACGGTGGTATGACCGACGCGGCGAACCTGCACGGTCTGTGCCTGCACCACCACAAACTCAAAGACGCACCCGGCTGGCAGGTCGTCGCCGGAGAGGACGGGTCGCTCACCTGGATCAGCCCGTGCGGGCGCCGGGAGACGACCCGGCCGCACGACTACCGGCCGCACCTCGGGACCGGGGACGCGACAGCGCCCGACGCCGGCCCGCGCAGCGGGAGCAGCCGGACCGGCGGGATCAGCGCGAGCAACGGGACCGGCGGGATCAGCGAGAGGAACGGGACCAGCGGGAGCAACGGGGGAGCGGCGGACGCGATGCGTCCGGCAACGGACCCTTACGTCGGCCGAGCCGACAGCGGCGATGTTGACGGCGACGGCGATGTTGACGGCGATGGCGACGGCGATGGACTCGACGATGACGTGCCGCCGTTCTGAACCGGGAGCCCGCCGGGGGCATGGACGGACCGAGCCGCGGCGGCCGCTGGTCCGGGTTCTACCGGTCGGTGAGCGCTACGACCCGCCTCCCACCTGCACCGCGTCCCGGCGGATATCCGCTCGCCGGTCGCGCCGGGCGCTGCTAGCGTCGATCCCATGGCACGAGGTATCTGGTCGCAGAAGGTTCGCAGCGCCCGCTGACGGCGGCGCCTCTCCTTCCACTCTGATCGCGTCCGCCGTCCCGGTTTCCCGCCGGGCGGCCGTCTTCTGCTGCCCGGCTCGACTGCGAGCTGCGGAGCACATCGTGAACCACCACCCTGAACAATCCCCGTTCGACGCCCACGTCCGCGCCGACGGCGTCTCCGTGACCCGCGGGGCACGCCGTGTCCTGCACGGCGTCACGGTCACCGTGTCCGCGCGGTCCCGGATCGCCGTGGTCGGCGAGAACGGGCGCGGCAAGACGACGCTGCTGCACGTCCTGGCCGGCATCGTCGTCCCCGACGGGGGGCGCGTGCAGCGCGCCGGCACGCTCGGACTCGCCCGCCAGGAACTGTCCGCCCACCCCGGCGACACCGTGGGCACGCTGACCTCCGAGGCGCTGCGGGCACCGCAACAGGCACTGCGTGCACTGGACGCCGCGACACTGGACCTGACCGACGGAGTCGCAGGCGCCGACGACCGGTTCGCCGCCGCGCTCGACGCGGCCACCCGGCTCGACGCCTGGGACGCCGAACGCCGCGTCGATGTCGCGTTGGCGGCACTCGGCGCCTGCACCGACCGCGACCGCGAGCTGGCGACGCTCTCGGTGGGACAGCGCTACCGGGTCCGGCTGGCGTGCCTGCTCGGCGCCCGGCACGACGTGCTGCTGCTCGACGAACCGACCAACCACCTCGACGCCGCCGGGCTCGACTTCCTGACCGCGACACTGCGCGAGCACCCGGGCGGGCTCGCCGTCGTCAGCCACGACCGGGCCCTGCTGCGTGCCGTCACCGACCGGTTCCTCGATCTCGACCCGACCCGCGACGGGCTGCCCCGGCTCTACGCCGGCGGCTACGACGCCTGGCAGGACGGCCGGCGACGGGAACGGGAACGCTGGATCCGGGACCACGAGGAGCAGCAGGCCGAACACCGCAGGCTGGCCGACGCCGTCACCCGGGCACGGGACCGGCTCAGCACCGGCTGGCGCCCGGACAAGGGGACCGGCAAGCACCAGCGGCAGTCCAGGGCACCGGGCGTCGTGCAGGCACTGAACCGGCAGCAGGACGCGCTGGACGCGCACCGCCTCGACGTGCCGACCCCGCCGCCGTCGCTGCGGTGGCCGGATCTCGGCGTCCGTCGTGGGGCGCCGCAGCTGCGGGCGCACGGGGTGGCCGTGCACGGGCGGCTCACCGGCCCGGTCCATCTCACCCTCGACGGGGGTGACCGGCTGCTCGTGACCGGGCCGAACGGTGCCGGGAAATCGACCCTGCTCGCCGTCCTGGCCGGTGATCTCGCTCCGGACCGTGGGTACCTGCGGATCGCCGCCGGGGCCCGGATCGCCCGGGTCACCCAGGAGACCGCGGCGTCCGACCCCCAGCTCACCGCCCGGGAGGTGCATGCCCGGTACGTGGGGCGGCTGGTCGCGCGCGGCGTGCTCACCGACGCCGCGGCGGTGCCGCTCGGCGCGCTCGGGCTACTGGACCGGGACGCGATGACGGTCCCGGTCGGCCGGATGTCGCAGGGGCAGCGCCGTCGCCTCGACCTGGCGCTGGCCCTCGCCGGGCGGCCCGGGCTGATCCTGCTCGACGAGCCGACCAACCACCTGTCGGCGACGCTGGTCGACGAGCTGACCGGGGCGCTGCGGGACACGGATGCTGCGGTCGTGGTGGCGACCCACGACCGGCAGCTGCTGCGCGACCTGGCCGGCTGGCCGCGGCTGGAGCTCGGCGCACCGGCTGACCGGATCGTTCCGGTTCCGGACCGGCCGGACCCTGTCGGCGGGTCCGCGGCGCGGGCAGGCTGAGCGTGTGACGACAGCGCTGCTGGTGATCGATGTGCAGGAGTCGTTCCGGGCCCGGCCCGGCGACTGGGCGGGCGTGTCCACCCCGGACATCGCGGACCGGGTGCGGGAGCTCGTGCGGCACACCCGCGCCCGGGGCCGTCAGGTGTTCTGGATCCTGCACACCGAGCCCGGCACCGGGACGGTGTTCGACCCGGCCGGCGAGCACGTCCGGCTGCTCCCCGGGCTCGAACCGTCGGCCGCGGAGCCGGTGCTGCACAAGACGACGCACAACGCGTTCAGCTCCACCGATCTGGACGAACGGCTGCGCGCGGCCGGGGTGACCGACGTCGTGGTGTGCGGGATCCGCACCGAGCAGTGCTGCGAGACCACCGCCCGGCTGGCCTCCGATCTCGGATACGGCGTCGAGTTCGTGCTGGACGCGACGGCGACGATGCCGCTGCCGAGCTGGGACGGCGACGGCGTGCTCGACCCCGCACAGGTGCTGCAGCGCACCGCGAGCGCGCTGCAGCACCGGTTCGCGACGGTGACCACGCTGGCCGGTCACCTGGCGTCGTGACCGGCGTCGTGTTCGTCGTCCCGCCGCGGGTGCACCTGCTCGATCTCGCCGGGCCCGCCCAGGTGTTCTCCACGGCGGCCGACCTGGGACTGGGCTACCCGCTGTCCTACGTCGGCGACCGGGAGACGATCACCAGCCACCAGGGTGTCCCGCTGACCGTGCGGACCGGGGCACCGCTGCCGGACCGGTCCGACGTCGTCGTCGTGCCGGGGCACCGGATCGGGGACCGGGAGCCCCGCGGCGGGCTCTCCGCGGACCTGCTCGAGTGGGTCCGGGCACATCACGACGCGGGCGGGCGGGTGATGAGCGTGTGCGCCGGCGCCTTCTCGCTCGCCGAGGCCGGGCTCCTGGACGGCCGCCGGGCGACCACCCACCACGACATCCAAAATGCGCTCGCCCGCCGGTTCCCGGCGGTGCGGGT is from Pseudonocardia autotrophica and encodes:
- a CDS encoding HNH endonuclease signature motif containing protein; this encodes MTTDRPDASSTSVGRGRTRSRSCVELPGIRSRERHTIPGRLEHMFDIDGGLLSPEAVAADPCPHGMTRELCGLLCGDDDPAVTVDPDRPVGFALALDCQLAGDSPELLDDAQLLDVVEGAERMERWASALRTRMLAVFADRHPPGSSAPPPGADSGAAAPVGRWLPDQVALTLRVSLEEARCMLAGAVRFAHVLPATLAEWEAGRIDERKADAIAHATSVLTDEVAREVEARVLPGAAAAPRRLLQDRLRRTVARVDPQGAARRHERAKADRRMSISRSDDGMASLWLSAAAEQTEASWRSVDRLARSLGADDPRTLEQRRVDLAHQLLQGTVSITDLAAVREAVCQVLAAGANATVGAGTTAGAAGGDGAAGVGAGGGAGAGGGAARPAGAGPVDGATTSWARGAIGSRGVNGSCGATGGTREAGVADTAASAGLSPEALAEVVAQVLAARADPVAAIGRKPLIQVVVSLDTLLGDDRPAELVGHGPIPATTARALAAGGVWARLVVDPLSGEVRDRGRSTYAPPDDLADLVRARDGICRGPLCSRPIRDLDHLVPWADGGMTDAANLHGLCLHHHKLKDAPGWQVVAGEDGSLTWISPCGRRETTRPHDYRPHLGTGDATAPDAGPRSGSSRTGGISASNGTGGISERNGTSGSNGGAADAMRPATDPYVGRADSGDVDGDGDVDGDGDGDGLDDDVPPF
- a CDS encoding ABC-F family ATP-binding cassette domain-containing protein; this encodes MNHHPEQSPFDAHVRADGVSVTRGARRVLHGVTVTVSARSRIAVVGENGRGKTTLLHVLAGIVVPDGGRVQRAGTLGLARQELSAHPGDTVGTLTSEALRAPQQALRALDAATLDLTDGVAGADDRFAAALDAATRLDAWDAERRVDVALAALGACTDRDRELATLSVGQRYRVRLACLLGARHDVLLLDEPTNHLDAAGLDFLTATLREHPGGLAVVSHDRALLRAVTDRFLDLDPTRDGLPRLYAGGYDAWQDGRRRERERWIRDHEEQQAEHRRLADAVTRARDRLSTGWRPDKGTGKHQRQSRAPGVVQALNRQQDALDAHRLDVPTPPPSLRWPDLGVRRGAPQLRAHGVAVHGRLTGPVHLTLDGGDRLLVTGPNGAGKSTLLAVLAGDLAPDRGYLRIAAGARIARVTQETAASDPQLTAREVHARYVGRLVARGVLTDAAAVPLGALGLLDRDAMTVPVGRMSQGQRRRLDLALALAGRPGLILLDEPTNHLSATLVDELTGALRDTDAAVVVATHDRQLLRDLAGWPRLELGAPADRIVPVPDRPDPVGGSAARAG
- a CDS encoding isochorismatase family protein; its protein translation is MTTALLVIDVQESFRARPGDWAGVSTPDIADRVRELVRHTRARGRQVFWILHTEPGTGTVFDPAGEHVRLLPGLEPSAAEPVLHKTTHNAFSSTDLDERLRAAGVTDVVVCGIRTEQCCETTARLASDLGYGVEFVLDATATMPLPSWDGDGVLDPAQVLQRTASALQHRFATVTTLAGHLAS